Proteins from a genomic interval of Yarrowia lipolytica chromosome 1E, complete sequence:
- a CDS encoding uncharacterized protein (Compare to YALI0E31537g, weakly similar to uniprot|Q3E784 Saccharomyces cerevisiae YER180C-A Pi) has product MSSPPRSRAASRDPPIMLSSSTKAGTPKSASRSTSPRRDSSDIERISKEKVLVMHQEAQHMQESLAEIFDRIVKVKEEYEKLDTENKFLQDYIGNLMATSM; this is encoded by the coding sequence ATGTCCTCGCCACCACGAAGTAGAGCCGCGTCTAGAGACCCCCCGATCATGCTGTCGTCGTCGACTAAGGCCGGGACCCCCAAATCAGCATCGCGGTCCACGTCGCCCCGACGTGACTCGTCCGACATTGAGCGAATCAGCAAGGAGAAGGTGCTGGTGATGCACCAAGAGGCCCAGCACATGCAGGAATCGCTGGCCGAGATCTTTGACCGCAttgtcaaggtcaaggaggagtacgaAAAGCTGGATACCGAAAACAAGTTCCTTCAGGACTACATTGGCAACCTCATGGCCACTTCCATGTAA